CAGGGCCTCGCCGAAGGCGAGGCGGGTTGCCTTTGCCATGCCTCCTCCGCGCTCAGACCGGGGTCGCCAGCAGCTCCTGGATGGCCCGCTCCGCCTCCTCCCGGTTGGGGGCCTTCCCGTGCCATTCCCACTTGTCCTCCATGAAGGAGACGCCTTTCCCCTTCACGGTGTGGGCGACGATGATCGTGGGCTTCCCGGTGGTGGCGGTCGCTTCCTCCAGCGCCTTGCCGATCGCGGCATAGTCGTGCCCGTCGATCTCCAGGACGTGCCAGCGGAAGGCCCGCCACTTCTCGGGGAGGGGATCCAGGTCCATGATGGTCTTCACGTGCCCCGAGAGCTGGACCTTGTTGTAGTCCAGGACGACGGTCAGGTTGTCGGTCTTGAACTTCGGCGCGGCCAGCGCGGCCTCCCAGATCTGCCCGGACTCCGACTCGCCATCGCTGATCATGCAGTAGACGCGGCTCGGCCGCCCGTCCAGCCGGAGGGCGAGCGCCATTCCTAACGCGAGTGACAGCCCCTGCCCCAGGGAGCCGGTGGCAGCCTCCACGTAGGGGAAGCGGATCCGATCGGGATGGCCCTGCAGACGCGAGTTCAGCTTCCGGAGGGTCAGCAGTTCCTCCGGGGGGAAGTAGCCGCCCTTGGCCAGGGCCGCGTAAAGGATGGGCACGCAATGGCCCTTGCTGAGGACGAAGCGGTCCCGATCGGGCCAATCCGGCTGGGCCGGCCGGTGGCGCATCTTCTCGAAGAAGAGAACCGTCACGATGTCGGCGGCCGAGAGGGAACCGCCCGGATGGCCGGAACCGGCCTCCGCCAGCATCCGGATCACGTCCACCCGGAGCTCCCGCGCGATCGCCTTTAGACGGGGAATATCCATGAGCATCTCGGGCAGGGGGCAAAAGAATCGCGGCCCATCGGGCCGCGCCCAACCTCCCCTTCTCTATCGCGGTGCTCTCGCAAAGTCAACGGCAAAATCGTCGGGGGTGGGAGAGGCGACGGGGATCTCCCGGGACGGGGCAGGCGAAGACGAGCCGGGGATCGAGTGGCGGCGGTGGAAAGGCCCGAGCCGGCGCACGCCCTCGATCGCGATCGGAGGTTGACTGGCGAACCTAGCGCGGCAGGAGTTTTCGGGGAATCATCGAGTCAAGAGGGGGGCTTTCCCGGGATGGGCGGAGCCTCCCCGGAGCGCATCGCCCAGGGTGGCGAGCTGCTCGACCTCGATCGGGCCCAGCTCCGCGAATCGCACCCCCATCCCGGCGGCGAAGTCGCTGACGCTCTTGACGGGATTGTTCCAGATGACCTGGCCCGGGAGCGAGAAGGAACTCAATGGCTCGGGTGGGGTCAGCCGGAGGCGGAGATCCTGCCCCGGGCGGACCGGAGCCAGGGTATGGATGAACATCCCGCCTTGGCTCAGATTAAGACAGGTTCCCGTCCCCGAGGTCTCCCCATGGTCGTAGGCCACCTGGAACCGGGCGGGGAGCCGGCGGTGGCGCTGCTGGCGCCGGTTCTTGAGCATGATCTGGAGGGCCGGGCCCTCCAGGTCTCCCGCGAAGGCGATCCCATGCCCGAAGACGCTCCCGAGATCGGTCCGGCTGGCCTTCCCGATCCAGACCACACGGCTTCGCAGCTCTGGCCCATCCCCCAGGCGGACCAGCAGCTGAGTCTGGACGGGGAGCGGAGTCCGGAGCAAGAGCATCGCCCCGCCGAAACTCACCTGCCGCGTTTTCCCCTCGAGACGGGTCTCGGGCATGCCCGGCGCGAGGACGGTACAGCGGGCAGGCAGGTAGACTTCAATCCGGGGATACCGCCGGTCTCCACGCCGCCCCATGGGCTGCCTCCTTCGGTTCGCCTCAAGGGCAAAGCAACATCCGTACCAAATGAGCCACCGGTACTAGAGCGCGAAATCCAGCCGGGGGCACCCTCGCCGCCAACTGGAAGGGGCTCCAGAGGAGACATTCTGCCCGAATGCGGTCCTTTCAGGGCATTCTCGCCTTCCCCGGGTTCTTCAGTCGGCCGGGCACTCCCGACGCCTTCCGCGCCGACATTCGGCC
Above is a genomic segment from Candidatus Methylomirabilis sp. containing:
- a CDS encoding transketolase encodes the protein MDIPRLKAIARELRVDVIRMLAEAGSGHPGGSLSAADIVTVLFFEKMRHRPAQPDWPDRDRFVLSKGHCVPILYAALAKGGYFPPEELLTLRKLNSRLQGHPDRIRFPYVEAATGSLGQGLSLALGMALALRLDGRPSRVYCMISDGESESGQIWEAALAAPKFKTDNLTVVLDYNKVQLSGHVKTIMDLDPLPEKWRAFRWHVLEIDGHDYAAIGKALEEATATTGKPTIIVAHTVKGKGVSFMEDKWEWHGKAPNREEAERAIQELLATPV
- a CDS encoding PilZ domain-containing protein produces the protein MGRRGDRRYPRIEVYLPARCTVLAPGMPETRLEGKTRQVSFGGAMLLLRTPLPVQTQLLVRLGDGPELRSRVVWIGKASRTDLGSVFGHGIAFAGDLEGPALQIMLKNRRQQRHRRLPARFQVAYDHGETSGTGTCLNLSQGGMFIHTLAPVRPGQDLRLRLTPPEPLSSFSLPGQVIWNNPVKSVSDFAAGMGVRFAELGPIEVEQLATLGDALRGGSAHPGKAPLLTR